From the genome of Symphalangus syndactylus isolate Jambi chromosome 13, NHGRI_mSymSyn1-v2.1_pri, whole genome shotgun sequence:
TTGCATTTatatgaaaacctgtctctaataTCACAGAATAAACTTTCTTTGGATGCTGTTCTTTATAAAGTATCAAATTCTTAAACTGTCAAATGGGAAAAGTCACTATTCCCTTTGTTCATGGAGGACTCACCCTCTTAAGGACAGCGGCAAAGTATGAAGCTAAATCTGATGGCCAACCAGGCCTCAAACCACCCAGAGGCTCAGCCTCTGCTGTACCTGGAACTTCAAAATAACCATGAAATGTAAACGTTGGCCAATCCATTCCCAGCTCTTCCGCTGTACTActtgttttatgtgtttattttttgaggcaagatcatgctctgtcacctaggctggaataccATGACACGATCATGGCTCGCTACAGCCTCCATGTCCCAGGCTcgagcagttctcccacctcagcctcctgagtagccggaacCACAGAACCACAGGTAAATGCCTCCAcatcctcagccccctgagtagctggggctaccgTGCACACCAGCACCACACTAAgttttttggctattttttttttttttaaataaagatgggggtcttatctcattctgttgcccaggctgatcttgaactcctgggctcaagcagtcctcccacctcagcctcccaaagtgctgggattacaggcatgtgccgtcaCACCCAGCCCTGCTTGTTTTAaaaggggacttttttttttcttaatggaaaaaaatgaaacagagagccaaaagcttttaactgttttttttttctttccttcaatgAAAGCCTCTCATTTTGAAAAGACATGTTTTTCTTCAAGCAACAAAGGTGGTAGAGGAAATTCCTCAACTTTCTCAATGAGTCATGTAACATTACACTGGCCTCCATAAAGCACCGATTAAGAAAGCTAAAGAATAAGatgttgtatttcttttaaaataatttaaaatatattaaattttcctAAGGCAGGTTTTGTTTGAATGAGGTGTCTTGATTAGATAACTACATGCCACTGAAGGAGAACAGTACTTTTAAGGAGCTATTTTTGTTTCGCAGTAGAGTTGAAACCAGCTGATTAATCCAACGAAGTTAAACAGCAGAGACAGATCTCGTACATAAGAGTATCAGCTAAAGTCATGACTACACCAATTCTTTACACAATTAAGACATCTTTGCAACTGTTCAATTTAAGTACTATGGTTTTTAGATAATCGAGAAAAACACAGCTGTACCTTAACATCTGTTgagtaaatacaaataaatatgatGCTAATAAATGGCCATTGATAACTCAGTAGGCATCTGAATAGTCATGCAGTTTAAGAATACATCCTTGTATAATCTGACATACAAAGTTGTCACTTCCTGCACATGCAcaccattgttaaaaaaaaaaaaaaagaaaagccagtaaTTAATAGTGTCTGGATCGGTCAGGAGCACGGCCTGATTCCCCTGTAATTCAGTTAAGCTAAATTAATACCTCATACCAAATGGCTCCAGGAAAACTGTCCTGCAGGTCAGAAGGGAGCCCAAGAAGAAAAGCACTTGGCCAACATTGAAGCAGCTCTGACCACAGCAGGAGAGAACTTGAACCAATGCTACCACTGCATCAGAAACACAAGGGTAGCTACTAGGCAGAAGCCATCCTTCCCAGTGGAGGGAGCGTGAGCTGCTCTGCCCCTAGAGAGGCTCTGGAGGCCTACTTAGTTGTATAATCGAAACAACATCAGTAACTGCACTTTGAATCAAAACAACCAGAAAGAGTTCAACACTTGCTGTTCGTAACTGGACTGAAGATTTAAGGTAAGGCTCTGTTGCCGTGCAAGTGGAATCTCTTCCTCTAAGACTGACTTTCACATGCCAGGGAGAGAAAGATCCATGACTAGTACACTGGAATCTGGTTTTGCTACATTCTATTCACAATCCCTAAGAAATGCTATTTCAATCCAAGACCAGATGTTTGGCCCATTATTCCAGCAACTCCCTTTGACAGGACGATTTACCCTGCTACAAAGAAGCACAAGATGTGGTGTTGCTTAAAAAGTCCTGTATGTGAggaactctttcattttcttgGGGATTGGCAGTGCTAGGACTTGGTAAGTTGTTAGGAAACTTCGAAGGGCTTTCCGGCATAAGTGCTTCAGTGAGGACAGGACCCTAGGAGCTGTCCAGAACTGGACATGGCCATCTCTTGTCCTGGAATGAAACAGAAACTGATGCTAACACAGAGCTTGGATGTTCATGTTTTCATGAGGACGGATACTCATGTTTCTATTTTGACTGGAAAGAGCAGGAGACTTCGGAGAGTGAAATGGAACCCTGACCGTAGAAATGGATGTAAAAGTTGTGGTGCTGAATAATTAAAGCTGCTGATAGGATTAGAAAAACTCAAGACACCTGTGATAACaaagtgctctctctctctctctctctctctctctctctcggcacAGCCCTTTCTAAATCTGACCACAGTTAGTTCAAAAGTAATAGGGGGAAGAGTGCCACCTACTGAATTATAGATGTTACCTGTAAAGTGGTCTTTTGGCCCTAAATGGTTTCCCATATATTATGCATCATCTCAATTTTATTCTCCCTTGTGAACTTGGCCCATTAGGTGGCATGACTTACAGGTCTTTAATTACATTTAGGTTAAATATTCAGAGAAAATGGGACACTGTTATTAGCAAAATCAATCATTTGAGTTTTATATAATCTTGAATTGCCTTAAAGGTTTCCTCATAGGCAAGAAAATTCTAGatggtttctttccttaaaaagcCCCATGGTATACTCAGCAGAAAGCACCACCCATCTGTTCAGCTAACAAATACATACCCTGTGGCAATGACTCCACCATGTGGAAAAAATGTGCAGCAAAGACCATTGGTCATAGGAGCAAATGCAATGGGAGTTTTCAGTTCCAGGGCCCAGATCCTGAGGAGTCTGGATGGGGAAAGAGAACATCTGTACATTAGCTGACCCAGGGCCAGACCAAGAGGGTCTTGCTGCCATTACTCGCAAGCACTTGTTCTGAGGCCATGTAAAGAGAGTTTGTTACCTGTCATCTGCCACCGTGGCAAGGTACAAGCCTTCCGGAGAGAAGCACACAGATCTCAGTGAGCTAATGTGGACATCACTGTCATCCATGGCGGGGTCAACCTGGGTGTGGctgggaaggaaagaaacaggATGGCAGGCCTGGAGTGATGGCTGCTCTCCACCCTCCATTGTCACCCCAAGCAGGAAGCCAAACTGCCCTGGCTACAAAAGGGCTCAAGATGCATCGTGTGCCCCTCGTGGAAAAGCTTGGGATTTGCACACTGGAAAAAAAGGGTATCTCAGAAGGCTCCAGGTGTCCTGTGGAGGGGCTGAAGGCTTACTAACACTTCCTTGTGCTAATTTGCTTAT
Proteins encoded in this window:
- the WSB2 gene encoding WD repeat and SOCS box-containing protein 2 isoform X3, which translates into the protein MLCSAAGEKSVFLWSMRSYTLIRKLEGHQSSVVSCDFSPDSALLVTASYDTNVIMWDPYTGERLRSLHHTQVDPAMDDSDVHISSLRSVCFSPEGLYLATVADDRLLRIWALELKTPIAFAPMTNGLCCTFFPHGGVIATGTRDGHVQFWTAPRVLSSLKHLCRKALRSFLTTYQVLALPIPKKMKEFLTYRTF